In Phragmites australis chromosome 16, lpPhrAust1.1, whole genome shotgun sequence, one DNA window encodes the following:
- the LOC133894822 gene encoding uncharacterized protein LOC133894822 yields the protein MGKPRGKGEKQIEAASNDDDGSGGEEVAMAPATKRRGRPQKPLGNDADEVENIAAEVVEDGDGIKPVVPSKDSKGSAESGGKKKRRRRRLKRSSDDSAEDEDENDHVERKSNGFRPNGSRRKSTPRRAAEAGVECNSREH from the coding sequence ATGGGTAAGCCTAGAGGGAAGGGCGAGAAACAGATCGAAGCCGCGAGCAACGACGAcgatggcagcggcggcgaggaggtggcCATGGCTCCAGCCACCAAGAGGAGGGGACGGCCTCAGAAGCCTCTCGGAAATGACGCTGACGAAGTGGAGAACATCGCCGCCGAGGTCGTGGAGGACGGAGATGGCATCAAACCGGTTGTGCCGAGCAAGGACTCCAAGGGCTCAGCTGAGAGTGGAGGGAagaagaagcggcggcggaggcggctgAAGCGCAGCTCCGACGACTCGGCGGAGGATGAAGACGAGAATGACCATGTGGAGCGGAAATCGAATGGGTTCCGGCCGAATGGAAGCCGGCGGAAGAGCACTCCCCGGCGAGCTGCCGAGGCTGGAGTGGAATGCAATAGCCGTGAGCATTGA